From Rhodococcus sp. B7740, one genomic window encodes:
- the zwf gene encoding glucose-6-phosphate dehydrogenase — protein MPTAETEPLHSADWVNPLRDARDKRLPRIAGPCSMVIFGVTGDLARKKLMPAVYDLANRGLLPPGFALVGFARREWQNQDFAKIVHDSVRDHARTPFSEEVWNTLAEGFRFVQGTFDDDAAFDELSRTLTELDETRGTGGNHAFYLSIPPSAFPVVLEQLSRSGLAQGEDGNWRRVVIEKPFGHDLQSAKELNAVVNRVFPEDTVFRIDHYLGKETVQNILALRFANQLFDPIWNAHYVDHVQITMAEDIGLGGRAGYYDGIGAARDVIQNHLLQLLAITAMEEPVSFNPKELQSEKIKVLSATKLAEPLDRTSARGQYTAGWQGSQKVKGLKEEEGFDSESNTETYAAITLEVDTRRWGGVPFYLRTGKALGRRVTEIAMVFKRAPHLPFDATMTEELGQNALVIRVQPDEGVTMRFGSKVPGSSMQVRDVSMDFSYGQAFTESSPEAYERLILDVLLGEPSLFPVNAEVELSWKILDPILEFWASGGTAEPYEAGTWGPSSGDEMMHRTGREWRRP, from the coding sequence GTGCCCACCGCAGAAACCGAACCTCTCCACTCCGCGGACTGGGTCAACCCACTCCGCGACGCGCGGGACAAGCGGCTCCCCCGCATAGCGGGCCCGTGCAGCATGGTCATCTTCGGAGTGACCGGCGATCTCGCGCGTAAGAAGCTCATGCCTGCGGTGTACGACCTGGCGAACCGGGGGCTTCTACCCCCCGGTTTCGCCTTGGTCGGCTTCGCCCGTCGGGAATGGCAGAACCAGGACTTCGCGAAGATCGTGCACGATTCCGTGCGCGATCACGCGCGCACTCCGTTCAGCGAGGAGGTCTGGAACACCCTCGCCGAAGGATTCCGGTTCGTCCAGGGAACGTTCGACGACGACGCGGCGTTCGACGAGTTGTCGCGGACACTGACCGAACTCGACGAGACCCGGGGCACCGGCGGCAATCACGCCTTCTACCTGTCCATTCCGCCCAGCGCCTTTCCCGTCGTTCTGGAGCAGCTGTCTCGGTCCGGTCTGGCGCAGGGCGAGGACGGCAACTGGCGACGTGTGGTGATCGAGAAGCCGTTCGGCCACGACCTGCAGAGCGCGAAAGAGCTCAATGCCGTCGTCAACCGAGTGTTCCCCGAGGACACCGTGTTTCGCATCGATCACTACCTGGGCAAGGAGACGGTGCAGAACATCCTCGCACTGCGCTTCGCGAACCAGTTGTTCGATCCGATCTGGAATGCGCACTACGTCGACCACGTTCAGATCACGATGGCCGAGGACATCGGATTGGGTGGTCGCGCAGGGTATTACGACGGAATCGGTGCCGCCCGCGACGTCATCCAGAACCACCTTCTACAGCTCCTCGCCATCACCGCGATGGAGGAGCCGGTCAGCTTCAACCCCAAGGAGCTGCAGTCGGAGAAGATCAAGGTGCTCTCGGCGACCAAACTCGCCGAGCCACTCGATCGAACCTCGGCGCGCGGTCAGTACACCGCGGGGTGGCAGGGCAGCCAGAAAGTGAAGGGGCTCAAGGAGGAAGAAGGGTTCGACTCCGAGTCGAACACCGAAACCTACGCCGCCATCACCCTCGAGGTGGACACGCGGCGATGGGGTGGGGTGCCCTTCTATCTCCGTACCGGCAAGGCACTCGGGCGCCGAGTCACCGAGATCGCGATGGTGTTCAAACGCGCCCCGCACCTGCCGTTCGACGCCACGATGACCGAGGAACTCGGTCAGAATGCGTTGGTGATCCGAGTCCAGCCCGACGAGGGCGTGACGATGCGGTTCGGCTCCAAGGTGCCGGGTTCGAGCATGCAGGTGCGCGACGTCAGCATGGACTTCAGCTACGGCCAGGCGTTCACCGAATCCTCCCCCGAGGCCTACGAACGACTCATCCTCGACGTGCTGCTGGGCGAGCCGTCGTTGTTCCCGGTCAATGCCGAGGTGGAACTGTCGTGGAAGATCCTCGATCCGATCTTGGAGTTCTGGGCCTCCGGCGGCACCGCGGAACCGTACGAAGCCGGTACCTGGGGGCCCTCCTCGGGTGACGAGATGATGCACCGCACCGGACGCGAATGGAGAAGACCGTGA
- the opcA gene encoding glucose-6-phosphate dehydrogenase assembly protein OpcA: MIVDIPATTTAEVGKKLVEVREAGGAVTIGRVLTLIVASRDPAKAERAIDAANEASREHPCRVIVLIHGDRSAESSLDAQIRVGGDAGASEVVVLRLNGELADHEHSVVIPFLLPDTPIVAWWPDEAPTVPAKDPLGRLAIRRITDATNSPDTTATIKGRLSSYTEGDTDLSWSRITYWRGLLATALDQAPYEAVVSATVSGLAEEPALDILAGWLAAKLDVPVHRRAGELKVELIRENSSISLTRPQTGKTATLRRTGQPDAEVALARRNTRECLAEELRRLDTDEIYELALNGLSKVSYE; the protein is encoded by the coding sequence GTGATTGTCGACATCCCCGCCACGACGACGGCCGAGGTCGGCAAGAAGTTGGTGGAGGTGCGCGAAGCAGGCGGTGCGGTGACCATCGGCCGAGTGCTGACTCTGATCGTGGCCAGCCGTGATCCGGCCAAGGCCGAACGAGCGATCGACGCGGCGAACGAGGCGAGCCGTGAGCATCCGTGCCGCGTCATCGTGCTCATCCACGGAGATCGGTCGGCCGAGTCGAGCCTCGACGCGCAGATCCGGGTGGGCGGCGACGCCGGTGCATCGGAGGTCGTCGTGTTGCGCCTGAACGGCGAACTCGCCGACCACGAACACAGTGTCGTCATCCCGTTCCTGCTGCCCGATACTCCGATCGTGGCCTGGTGGCCGGACGAGGCACCGACCGTTCCGGCGAAGGATCCGTTGGGGCGCTTGGCGATTCGACGCATCACCGATGCCACGAACTCCCCCGACACCACCGCGACGATCAAGGGACGGCTCAGCAGCTACACCGAGGGCGACACCGATCTTTCCTGGAGTCGCATCACGTACTGGCGTGGCCTGTTGGCCACCGCGCTCGACCAGGCTCCGTACGAGGCTGTCGTCTCGGCCACGGTGTCGGGACTGGCCGAGGAGCCCGCACTCGACATCCTTGCCGGTTGGCTGGCCGCGAAGCTGGACGTGCCGGTCCACCGCCGTGCGGGTGAGCTGAAAGTCGAGCTGATCCGGGAGAACAGCAGCATCTCGCTGACGCGACCGCAGACCGGTAAGACCGCAACCCTGCGGCGTACCGGTCAGCCCGACGCCGAAGTCGCACTGGCGCGGCGCAACACGCGCGAGTGCCTCGCCGAGGAACTGCGCAGACTCGACACGGACGAGATCTACGAACTCGCCTTGAACGGACTGTCGAAAGTGAGCTATGAGTAA
- the pgl gene encoding 6-phosphogluconolactonase, whose translation MSKTSVLQYLDAQALVDAARSRFVDVITAAQAERGSASVVLTGGGTGIALLEALRSDSGSIDWGRVDVYFGDERFLPSGDPERNEVQASEALLDHVDVHPDRVFRMAASDGPHGSDPEVAAATYAQILHSGSEGEPTPRFDVHLLGMGGEGHINSLFPHTDAVREQHRFVVAVEDSPKPPPVRITLTLPAVRRAQHVWLLVSGANKADAVAAAVGGADPDDVPSAGALGTESTVWFLDTGAASKLDTV comes from the coding sequence ATGAGTAAGACATCGGTACTCCAGTACCTGGACGCGCAAGCCCTTGTCGACGCAGCGCGATCGCGCTTCGTCGACGTGATCACCGCCGCGCAGGCCGAGCGAGGATCTGCGTCGGTGGTGCTGACCGGCGGTGGCACAGGAATCGCATTGCTGGAGGCGCTGCGCTCGGACTCCGGCTCGATCGACTGGGGCAGAGTGGACGTCTACTTCGGTGACGAACGCTTCCTGCCCTCGGGCGATCCCGAGCGCAACGAAGTTCAGGCCTCGGAGGCGCTGCTCGATCACGTCGATGTCCATCCGGATCGGGTGTTCCGGATGGCCGCATCCGACGGACCACACGGAAGCGACCCCGAAGTTGCCGCGGCAACGTACGCACAGATCCTGCATTCCGGATCCGAAGGCGAGCCGACGCCTCGGTTCGACGTCCATCTGCTCGGCATGGGCGGCGAAGGCCACATCAATTCACTTTTCCCCCACACCGATGCAGTGCGCGAACAGCACCGCTTCGTCGTGGCGGTCGAGGACTCCCCCAAGCCCCCACCGGTGCGCATCACACTGACGCTGCCTGCGGTCCGCCGCGCGCAGCACGTGTGGTTGCTCGTCTCGGGAGCGAACAAGGCCGATGCCGTCGCTGCTGCGGTGGGCGGGGCCGATCCCGACGACGTCCCGTCGGCCGGAGCACTGGGCACCGAATCCACGGTCTGGTTCCTCGATACCGGCGCAGCGTCCAAGCTGGACACGGTGTGA